From Chaetodon auriga isolate fChaAug3 chromosome 10, fChaAug3.hap1, whole genome shotgun sequence, a single genomic window includes:
- the LOC143326894 gene encoding RNA-binding motif, single-stranded-interacting protein 2-like isoform X2 gives MIFSTVPFKVSLAKQQTYVSPSNHQMAPPSPNNNNNSNSTSTSISNGSSSSGGEQLSKTNLYIRGLHPGTTDQDLVKLCQPYGKIVSTKAILDKTTNKCKGYGFVDFDSPASAQKAVTALKAGGVQAQMAKQQEQDPTNLYISNLPLSMDEQELENMLKPFSQAISTRILRDANGTSRGVGFARMESTEKCEAIIQHFNGKYIKTPPGVPVPSEPLLCKFADGGQKKRQSQGKYLQNGRPWTRDGETGGMTLTYDPTTALQNGFYSSPYSIAPNRMIGPTSLSPYMHSPVSTYQVHNPSWLHHQSYIMPPTGAVLTPGMDHSMSIQPTSMMGPLTQQLSHLSMGSSGTYMPANTSMQGTYIPQYTQVPATNISVEESAVQQPVAIETPTEHTTYSYQHNK, from the exons ATGATCTTTTCCACGGTGCCTTTTAAAGTTTCTTTAGCCAAGCAG cagaCGTATGTGTCCCCCTCCAACCATCAGATGGCTCCTCCAagccccaacaacaacaacaatagcaactccaccagcacctccatcagcaatggcagcagcagcagtgggggAGAGCAGCTGAGCAAAACCAACCTGTACATCCGTGGCCTCCACCCAGGGACCACAGACCAGGATCTGGTCAAACTCTGTCAGCC ATACGGGAAAATCGTGTCCACCAAGGCCATCCTGGACAAGACGACCAACAAGTGCAAAG GGTATGGCTTTGTTGACTTTGACAGTCCAGCCTCGGCTCAGAAGGCAGTGACGGCCCTGAAGGCGGGTGGAGTGCAGGCTCAGATGGCCAAG CAACAGGAGCAGGACCCCACCAATCTATACATCTCCAACCTGCCCCTGTCCATGGatgagcaggagctggagaacaTGCTGAAGCCCTTCAGCCAGGCCATTTCCACACGCATCCTCCGCGATGCCAACGGGACCAGCCGAGGAGTGGGCTTTGCCAG GATGGagtcaacagaaaaatgtgaagcCATCATCCAACATTTCAATGGAAAATATATCAAGACTCCACCTGGAGTTCCAG TGCCGTCAGAGCCCTTGTTGTGTAAATTTGCTGATGGAGGCCAGAAGAAGCGTCAGAGCCAAGGAAAATATCTGCAGAACGGCCGACCCTGGACGAGAGATGGGGAGACT ggaGGAATGACCCTTACCTATGACCCCACCACGGCCTTACAGAACGG GTTCTATTCCTCTCCCTACAGCATCGCCCCCAACCGGATGATCGGGCCGACCTCCCTCTCCCCGTACATGCATTCACCTGTGTCCACCTACCAG GTACACAATCCATCCTGGTTACATCACCAGTCATACATCATGCCGCCCACA GGAGCAGTCCTGACGCCAGGAATGGACCACTCCATGTCCATCCAGCCGACCTCGATGATGGGACCCctgacacagcagctcagccacCTCTCTATGGGCAGCAGTGGCACA TATATGCCTGCAAACACATCTATGCAGGGGACCTACATCCCCCAGTACACCCAAGTGCCTGCCACCAACATCTCAGTTGAG GAAAGTGCCGTCCAACAACCCGTTGCCATAGAGACACCCACAGAACACACAACCTACTCCTACCAGCATAACAAGTGA
- the LOC143326894 gene encoding RNA-binding motif, single-stranded-interacting protein 2-like isoform X1 has translation MLLSVPPRTGINPYNGYTGKNSKRQTYVSPSNHQMAPPSPNNNNNSNSTSTSISNGSSSSGGEQLSKTNLYIRGLHPGTTDQDLVKLCQPYGKIVSTKAILDKTTNKCKGYGFVDFDSPASAQKAVTALKAGGVQAQMAKQQEQDPTNLYISNLPLSMDEQELENMLKPFSQAISTRILRDANGTSRGVGFARMESTEKCEAIIQHFNGKYIKTPPGVPVPSEPLLCKFADGGQKKRQSQGKYLQNGRPWTRDGETGGMTLTYDPTTALQNGFYSSPYSIAPNRMIGPTSLSPYMHSPVSTYQVHNPSWLHHQSYIMPPTGAVLTPGMDHSMSIQPTSMMGPLTQQLSHLSMGSSGTYMPANTSMQGTYIPQYTQVPATNISVEESAVQQPVAIETPTEHTTYSYQHNK, from the exons cagaCGTATGTGTCCCCCTCCAACCATCAGATGGCTCCTCCAagccccaacaacaacaacaatagcaactccaccagcacctccatcagcaatggcagcagcagcagtgggggAGAGCAGCTGAGCAAAACCAACCTGTACATCCGTGGCCTCCACCCAGGGACCACAGACCAGGATCTGGTCAAACTCTGTCAGCC ATACGGGAAAATCGTGTCCACCAAGGCCATCCTGGACAAGACGACCAACAAGTGCAAAG GGTATGGCTTTGTTGACTTTGACAGTCCAGCCTCGGCTCAGAAGGCAGTGACGGCCCTGAAGGCGGGTGGAGTGCAGGCTCAGATGGCCAAG CAACAGGAGCAGGACCCCACCAATCTATACATCTCCAACCTGCCCCTGTCCATGGatgagcaggagctggagaacaTGCTGAAGCCCTTCAGCCAGGCCATTTCCACACGCATCCTCCGCGATGCCAACGGGACCAGCCGAGGAGTGGGCTTTGCCAG GATGGagtcaacagaaaaatgtgaagcCATCATCCAACATTTCAATGGAAAATATATCAAGACTCCACCTGGAGTTCCAG TGCCGTCAGAGCCCTTGTTGTGTAAATTTGCTGATGGAGGCCAGAAGAAGCGTCAGAGCCAAGGAAAATATCTGCAGAACGGCCGACCCTGGACGAGAGATGGGGAGACT ggaGGAATGACCCTTACCTATGACCCCACCACGGCCTTACAGAACGG GTTCTATTCCTCTCCCTACAGCATCGCCCCCAACCGGATGATCGGGCCGACCTCCCTCTCCCCGTACATGCATTCACCTGTGTCCACCTACCAG GTACACAATCCATCCTGGTTACATCACCAGTCATACATCATGCCGCCCACA GGAGCAGTCCTGACGCCAGGAATGGACCACTCCATGTCCATCCAGCCGACCTCGATGATGGGACCCctgacacagcagctcagccacCTCTCTATGGGCAGCAGTGGCACA TATATGCCTGCAAACACATCTATGCAGGGGACCTACATCCCCCAGTACACCCAAGTGCCTGCCACCAACATCTCAGTTGAG GAAAGTGCCGTCCAACAACCCGTTGCCATAGAGACACCCACAGAACACACAACCTACTCCTACCAGCATAACAAGTGA